One part of the Rutidosis leptorrhynchoides isolate AG116_Rl617_1_P2 chromosome 1, CSIRO_AGI_Rlap_v1, whole genome shotgun sequence genome encodes these proteins:
- the LOC139886110 gene encoding uncharacterized protein produces the protein MLIQTTTPPTMNLNHYQSLLKEVSLVSYYSGKQVLLLFLLTLTMSKVKSCPKEEEKVLVDEIIRLYHDMIFKWNEVRIVLALHQFSRIDLSNRTRPELVSVYNFNHLLEYIPIDIMPSIRDTTADVLVAKYGYLLDRGIKVILEPTRMRVIADVGDIAWYHLKAFIAGDLVVVTGTHIRDHPPFRFKPVPQRMVKIPRFPYLQEEIKAFTPANNQGQLNIVFDRVDESKVDDNIPKIYRPKIYSYDLE, from the exons ATGTTAATACAGACAACAACACCACCAAcaatgaatctgaatcactatcaaAGCCTTCTAAAGGAGGTTTCTTTAGTAAGTTATTATTCTGGAAAGCAAGTCCTCCTCTTGTTCCTCCTAACCCTAACCATGTCCAAG GTCAAGTCTTGTCCGAAAGAGGAAGAAAAGGTTCTGGTGGATGAAATCATACGGTTATACCATG ATATGATTTTTAAGTGGAATGAAGTTAGAATAGTTTTAGCTCTGCACCAGTTTTCGAGAATAGATTTATCAAATCGGACCCGTCCTGAGCTTGTTTCCGTTTACAATTTCAATCACTTGCTTGAGTACATCCCCATTGATATCATGCCTTCCATTCGAG ATACGACTGCTGATGTGCTTGTGGCGAAATATGGGTACTTACTTGATCGAGGAATAAAAGTGATCCTTGAGCCTACAAGGATGCGTGTTATTGCTGACGTGGGTGATATTGCATGGTATCACCTCAAAGCCTTTATTGCAGGTGATCTTGTTGTGGTAACTGGGACCCACATACGTGATCATCCTCCCTTTCGTTTTAAACCAGTCCCTCAACGGATGGTTAAAATCCCACGCTTTCCTTACCTTCAAGAAGAGATCAAGGCCTTCACCCCAGCAAACAATCAAGGCCAACTTAATATTGTTTTTGATCGTGTTGATGAATCAAAAGTCGACGACAACATACCCAAGATTTACCGGCCTAAAATCTATTCCTACGACTTGGAGTAG